Proteins found in one Pontibacter sp. SGAir0037 genomic segment:
- the ispF gene encoding 2-C-methyl-D-erythritol 2,4-cyclodiphosphate synthase has protein sequence MKLKIRTGFGYDVHQLQEGLDFWLGGIKIPHTHGALGHSDADVLIHVICDALLGAANMRDIGYHFSDKDPKYKGIDSKILLKEVVHLLAMEGFEIGNIDSTICLQEPKVNPHIPAMKTCLAEVMNIPEADISIKATTTEHLGFVGKKEGVAAFATVLVVKQ, from the coding sequence ATGAAATTAAAGATAAGGACTGGCTTTGGTTACGATGTTCACCAGCTACAGGAAGGGCTGGATTTCTGGTTAGGTGGCATCAAAATACCACATACCCATGGAGCTTTAGGCCATTCCGATGCCGATGTACTGATACATGTAATCTGCGACGCACTTTTGGGAGCCGCCAATATGCGCGACATAGGCTATCACTTCTCCGATAAAGACCCCAAGTACAAAGGCATCGACAGCAAGATTCTGCTAAAAGAGGTGGTGCATTTGCTGGCTATGGAAGGCTTCGAGATTGGCAATATCGATTCTACTATATGCCTGCAGGAGCCGAAGGTAAACCCACATATACCTGCTATGAAAACCTGCCTGGCTGAGGTTATGAATATTCCGGAAGCAGATATTTCCATTAAAGCCACCACTACAGAGCACCTTGGCTTCGTTGGTAAAAAGGAGGGCGTGGCTGCCTTTGCTACAGTACTTGTTGTAAAGCAATAA
- a CDS encoding M28 family peptidase — protein MKYNHYYAYAVMAALSFGCAKTPTASTSGPVTDVAKLQAAAPTYAATITAADLSKHLHIIASDEYEGRDTGEKGQKMAAEYIAREFREDGLTGPVKNGSNPYYQTFDLERSQWGEGYIMVNDKKFMMGQDFFVLGASPYQTEQATEVVFAGYGIDDAKYSDYTNLDVTGKMVVVLAGEPKNNQGKFLISGTDKASDWGNDFRSKRNAAAKRGAKSVLIMTGSTSDEFVTLTQRYRSYASRPSLGLKATGPAQTATASMFISPAVGTALLNTTPQKMQEYVAAVTKAGKATPGTFKSAANIKVKTERVTSAVPTENVLGYIEGSDKKDELVVVTAHYDHVGVEDGEVFNGANDDGSGTVAVIEIAEAFAEAKKAGMGPRRSMLFMTVTGEEKGLLGSEYYSENPVFPLENTVADVNIDMIGRMDYDHEKQNDSNYIYVIGSDKLSSELHQINEEANQKYVNLKLDYTFNDENDPNRFYYRSDHYNFAKKGIPIIFYFNGVHDDYHKATDTVDKIIFESAEKVARLAFHTAWELANRENRIVVDSNKK, from the coding sequence ATGAAATATAATCATTATTATGCGTATGCGGTAATGGCAGCCTTATCGTTTGGCTGCGCTAAAACGCCTACTGCTTCTACTTCGGGCCCTGTTACTGATGTAGCCAAACTACAGGCAGCGGCTCCGACTTATGCCGCTACTATTACAGCAGCCGACCTGTCTAAGCACCTGCACATTATTGCTTCCGACGAATACGAAGGACGCGACACAGGTGAAAAAGGCCAGAAAATGGCCGCAGAATATATTGCCCGTGAGTTTAGAGAAGATGGATTGACAGGACCAGTAAAAAATGGTTCTAACCCCTACTACCAGACATTCGACCTGGAGCGCAGCCAGTGGGGCGAAGGCTACATTATGGTAAACGATAAAAAGTTTATGATGGGCCAGGACTTCTTTGTACTGGGAGCCTCTCCGTACCAGACAGAGCAAGCTACTGAAGTTGTGTTTGCCGGTTACGGGATAGACGATGCAAAGTACTCAGACTATACCAACCTGGATGTAACAGGCAAAATGGTAGTGGTACTGGCTGGTGAGCCTAAAAACAACCAGGGCAAATTCCTGATCAGCGGTACCGACAAGGCTTCTGATTGGGGCAACGACTTCCGTAGCAAGCGCAATGCAGCCGCTAAGCGTGGCGCGAAAAGCGTTCTGATTATGACGGGCAGCACCAGCGACGAATTTGTAACTCTTACGCAACGCTACAGAAGCTACGCCAGCAGACCATCTCTTGGTTTAAAAGCAACAGGACCGGCTCAAACGGCTACTGCTTCTATGTTTATTTCGCCGGCAGTTGGCACCGCCCTTCTGAATACTACACCTCAGAAAATGCAGGAATATGTGGCAGCGGTTACAAAAGCCGGAAAAGCGACGCCCGGCACTTTCAAATCAGCTGCTAATATCAAGGTTAAAACAGAGCGTGTAACTTCTGCAGTACCCACCGAAAACGTGTTGGGCTACATTGAGGGCTCTGATAAAAAAGATGAATTAGTGGTGGTAACAGCTCACTACGACCACGTTGGTGTAGAAGATGGCGAAGTATTTAACGGCGCAAACGACGATGGTTCCGGTACGGTAGCGGTTATCGAAATAGCGGAAGCTTTTGCAGAGGCAAAGAAAGCAGGTATGGGCCCACGCCGCAGTATGCTGTTTATGACGGTTACAGGCGAAGAGAAAGGTTTGCTTGGCTCGGAATACTATTCTGAAAACCCTGTATTCCCGCTCGAAAACACAGTAGCTGACGTGAACATTGATATGATCGGCCGCATGGACTATGACCATGAAAAGCAAAACGACAGCAACTATATTTATGTAATCGGCTCTGATAAACTTTCTTCTGAATTGCACCAGATCAATGAGGAGGCCAACCAGAAGTATGTGAACCTGAAACTGGATTATACTTTTAACGATGAAAACGATCCGAACCGTTTCTACTACCGTTCAGACCACTACAACTTTGCTAAAAAAGGTATTCCGATTATCTTCTACTTTAATGGTGTGCACGACGATTATCACAAAGCAACCGATACTGTAGATAAGATTATTTTCGAAAGTGCTGAAAAAGTGGCTCGCTTAGCGTTTCATACAGCCTGGGAACTGGCTAACCGCGAAAACCGCATTGTAGTTGATAGCAACAAAAAATAA